The proteins below come from a single Mucilaginibacter mali genomic window:
- a CDS encoding peptidoglycan DD-metalloendopeptidase family protein encodes MSAKPSDVSTVIIVNKNQQGTKTLQIKTKHISRFRQYVLGVLGVIVCLSGTIVYLHKQNAKQELEKQQLMAQIVSLKGQIPVAKADDDKTSAQSYIQAIEDKLQKINGYLRKRGVPGFTNKSVGGSGNKDAVKLTDKEKYSMYDEYLSRLAKTVAYTPLGYPRVSSFTSFFGYRNDPFENGSAEFHPGIDFKGQKGDAVKCTANGTVVYAGWFGGYGNCVRIQHINSLETLYGHLSRIDVKVGQKVEMGDVVGRVGSTGHSTGTHLHYEVRKNGVPINPVKYLSINN; translated from the coding sequence ATGAGCGCTAAACCATCGGATGTAAGTACGGTAATTATTGTAAATAAAAACCAGCAGGGCACAAAAACACTGCAAATAAAAACCAAACACATCAGCCGTTTCAGGCAATATGTACTGGGGGTATTGGGGGTAATCGTATGTCTTTCGGGCACTATTGTTTACCTGCATAAGCAAAATGCTAAGCAGGAATTGGAAAAACAGCAACTAATGGCCCAGATCGTCAGTTTAAAAGGCCAGATCCCTGTTGCCAAAGCCGATGATGATAAAACCAGCGCCCAATCATACATACAGGCTATCGAGGATAAGCTTCAAAAAATTAACGGCTACCTGCGCAAGCGCGGCGTGCCGGGCTTTACTAATAAAAGCGTGGGCGGCAGCGGCAATAAAGACGCCGTTAAACTTACCGATAAGGAAAAGTACTCAATGTACGATGAATACCTGTCCCGCCTGGCCAAAACCGTAGCCTATACACCGCTGGGTTATCCGCGCGTAAGTTCGTTCACCTCGTTTTTTGGTTATCGTAATGATCCATTCGAGAACGGTAGCGCCGAGTTTCACCCCGGTATTGATTTTAAAGGACAAAAAGGCGATGCCGTAAAATGCACCGCTAATGGCACGGTTGTATATGCAGGCTGGTTTGGTGGCTACGGTAACTGCGTGCGGATACAGCATATCAACAGTTTGGAAACCCTGTATGGCCACCTGTCGCGTATTGATGTTAAGGTGGGGCAAAAGGTAGAGATGGGCGATGTGGTTGGCCGTGTGGGCTCAACCGGGCATTCAACAGGTACCCACTTACATTACGAGGTACGTAAAAACGGGGTGCCTATCAATCCTGTAAAATATTTAAGCATCAATAACTAA